In Dolichospermum flos-aquae CCAP 1403/13F, the following proteins share a genomic window:
- a CDS encoding HNH endonuclease yields the protein MSSISKSLRQQVINEAGYRCEYCRTSSRLTGMPLVMDHILPSSLGGNDERENLAACCYRCNEFKGAKITANDPVTNESISLFNPRLQRWLDHFQWANGGTHIIGITAIGRGTVLALRLNNEDVVQARAIWISLSWHPPND from the coding sequence GTGTCATCTATTTCTAAATCTCTTCGTCAACAAGTTATTAATGAGGCTGGTTATAGATGTGAATATTGTCGCACTTCTAGCCGGTTAACAGGTATGCCTTTAGTTATGGATCATATTTTGCCTAGTTCATTGGGGGGAAATGATGAGCGAGAAAATTTAGCTGCTTGTTGTTATCGTTGTAATGAGTTTAAAGGAGCGAAAATAACAGCTAATGATCCTGTAACGAATGAATCTATATCTTTGTTTAATCCTCGTCTACAAAGATGGTTAGATCATTTTCAATGGGCAAATGGTGGTACTCATATTATTGGGATAACTGCTATTGGCAGAGGTACGGTTTTAGCTTTACGATTAAATAATGAAGATGTTGTCCAAGCTAGGGCTATTTGGATTAGTTTAAGTTGGCATCCTCCTAATGATTAA
- a CDS encoding aspartyl protease yields MIEGYFGENGQLFFEIELVTNDGLNLAVDALFDSGFAGFMAINTQDLDGLEWLYSGEEMLRTAKGESKFQIYLGQVILDGKQYQIPVNVGKGINEILLGSEWLKLLRLVVDFPEGILTLG; encoded by the coding sequence ATGATAGAGGGTTACTTTGGAGAAAATGGGCAATTATTTTTTGAGATTGAATTAGTTACTAATGATGGCTTGAATCTTGCTGTAGATGCCCTATTCGATAGTGGTTTTGCAGGTTTCATGGCTATTAATACACAAGATTTAGATGGTTTAGAATGGTTGTATAGTGGGGAGGAAATGTTACGGACTGCTAAAGGTGAATCAAAATTTCAGATTTATTTAGGTCAAGTGATATTAGACGGAAAGCAGTATCAAATTCCTGTGAATGTGGGTAAAGGAATTAATGAAATTTTATTGGGTTCTGAGTGGTTGAAGTTGTTGCGTTTGGTGGTGGATTTTCCAGAAGGTATTTTGACTTTGGGATAA
- a CDS encoding aspartyl protease yields MIQGNFGSEGQLFFEIDLITADGLNLPVDAMLDTGFTKFMAINTQDLDGLDWVFLGNEPMQTAQGESRFNIYLGRVILDGKEYEIPVHVGDNITEVLLGSEWLKFLRLVVDFPESILTLG; encoded by the coding sequence ATGATTCAGGGAAATTTTGGTAGTGAGGGGCAGCTATTTTTTGAGATTGATTTGATTACTGCTGATGGGTTAAATCTACCTGTAGATGCGATGTTAGATACAGGATTTACCAAGTTTATGGCAATTAATACTCAAGATTTGGATGGACTGGATTGGGTTTTTCTTGGTAATGAACCTATGCAAACAGCACAAGGTGAATCAAGGTTTAATATTTATTTAGGTAGGGTAATATTGGATGGTAAGGAGTATGAAATTCCTGTTCATGTGGGGGATAATATTACAGAAGTTTTATTAGGTTCTGAATGGTTGAAGTTTTTGCGTTTGGTGGTGGATTTTCCAGAAAGTATTTTGACTTTGGGATAA
- a CDS encoding nucleoside deaminase — protein MDEFMNAAILEAQQGRQEGGIPIGSVLVKDGKIVGRGHNKRVQDGDPVTHAEIDCLRNAGRIGNYRGTILYSTLMPCYLCAGAVVQFGIKKVIAGESKTFSGAKEFMVSHGVEVVDLNLDECEQMMSDFITTNPELWDEDIGCDSLLVE, from the coding sequence ATGGACGAATTTATGAATGCGGCAATTTTGGAAGCTCAACAAGGTAGACAAGAAGGGGGAATTCCCATTGGTTCTGTGCTGGTTAAGGATGGTAAAATTGTCGGACGCGGACACAATAAGCGCGTGCAAGACGGTGATCCTGTGACTCATGCGGAAATTGATTGCCTCCGCAATGCAGGGAGAATTGGTAACTACAGAGGTACAATACTTTACTCTACATTAATGCCTTGTTATTTGTGTGCTGGTGCTGTGGTGCAATTTGGCATTAAAAAAGTTATTGCTGGAGAATCAAAGACTTTTTCGGGTGCGAAGGAGTTTATGGTATCCCACGGTGTGGAAGTAGTGGATTTAAATTTAGATGAATGTGAACAAATGATGAGTGATTTTATTACGACTAACCCGGAACTTTGGGATGAAGATATTGGTTGCGATTCGTTGTTAGTTGAATAA
- the dnaA gene encoding chromosomal replication initiator protein DnaA, with translation MEIPIDGLWNHVLERLQLELAPPTFETWIKTAKAQQLENNCLVIYAPNPFARNWLQKYYIHTIANVVQDIVGYPIEIYITVVEDEEVSHLGKQELGGKLPAINHILANAPINTQKTSDLNSKYVFSRFVVGANNRMAHAASLAVAEYPGREFNPLFLCGGVGLGKTHLMQAIGNYRWEISPNSKIFYVSTEQFTNDLITAIRQDSMQTFREHYRAADMLLVDDIQFLEGKEYTQEEFFHTFNTLHEAGKQVVIASDRPPNQIPSLQERLCSRFSMGLIADIQTPDLETRMAILQKKAEYENIRLPREVVEYIASNCTSNIRELEGALIRALAYISIWGLPMTVENLAPILGTPSQKIATTPEIILNIVADALNVSIEDLKSNSRRREISWARQIGMYLMRQLTNLSLPKIGEEFGGKDHTTVMYSCEKITQLQESDQSLVQTLHQLSDRIQMATRSLK, from the coding sequence ATGGAAATTCCCATAGATGGTTTGTGGAATCATGTATTAGAGCGTTTACAGTTAGAGTTAGCTCCTCCTACCTTTGAAACTTGGATTAAGACAGCTAAAGCACAGCAGCTAGAAAACAACTGTTTGGTAATATATGCTCCTAATCCTTTTGCTCGCAATTGGCTGCAAAAATATTACATTCATACTATTGCTAATGTAGTCCAAGATATTGTGGGTTATCCCATCGAAATTTATATTACTGTAGTTGAAGATGAGGAAGTTTCTCATTTGGGTAAACAGGAACTAGGGGGGAAATTACCAGCAATAAATCATATTTTGGCAAATGCTCCGATAAATACGCAAAAGACTTCAGATTTAAATTCTAAATATGTTTTTTCGCGGTTTGTGGTCGGCGCTAACAATCGCATGGCTCATGCTGCTTCTTTAGCTGTAGCCGAATATCCGGGGAGGGAATTTAATCCGTTATTTTTATGTGGTGGTGTGGGTTTGGGGAAAACTCACTTAATGCAAGCTATTGGTAATTATCGCTGGGAAATCTCTCCTAATTCTAAGATATTTTATGTGTCTACGGAGCAGTTTACAAATGATTTAATTACTGCTATTCGTCAAGATAGTATGCAAACCTTCCGCGAACATTATCGGGCTGCTGATATGTTGTTAGTTGATGATATTCAATTTTTGGAGGGGAAGGAATATACTCAAGAGGAATTTTTTCATACTTTTAATACTTTACATGAGGCAGGTAAGCAAGTTGTAATTGCTTCAGATCGTCCTCCTAATCAAATTCCCAGTTTACAAGAACGGTTGTGTTCCCGGTTTTCTATGGGGCTAATTGCGGATATTCAAACGCCTGATTTAGAAACCAGAATGGCGATTTTGCAGAAAAAAGCTGAATATGAAAATATTCGTTTACCACGGGAGGTAGTTGAATATATTGCTTCTAATTGTACTTCTAATATCCGTGAGTTGGAAGGGGCATTAATTCGGGCTTTGGCTTATATTTCTATTTGGGGTTTACCTATGACTGTGGAAAATCTTGCTCCCATTCTCGGAACTCCTAGCCAGAAAATAGCCACAACTCCAGAGATAATCTTAAATATAGTCGCTGATGCTTTAAATGTTTCTATTGAGGACTTAAAAAGTAATTCCCGTCGTCGGGAAATTAGTTGGGCTAGACAAATCGGAATGTATTTAATGCGACAACTTACAAATTTGAGTTTACCCAAAATAGGGGAGGAGTTTGGTGGTAAAGATCATACGACGGTGATGTATAGTTGTGAAAAGATTACCCAGTTACAAGAAAGTGATCAGAGTTTAGTTCAAACTTTACACCAATTGAGCGATCGCATTCAAATGGCGACTCGTTCCCTAAAATAG
- a CDS encoding HhoA/HhoB/HtrA family serine endopeptidase: MMKINNYNLAARNINTRFLRQNLENKGKKWIAVCGVAVFMLGGCTSLKKITSEIEPSHAQSQKTTTPTTEIAPPAIFSASGDPNFVVKVVQKVGGAVVRIDSTRTVTTQAPDEFSDPFFRGFFGNRIPSQQRERVERGSGSGFIINSSGQILTNSHVVDGADLVTVTLKDGRTFKGKVLGEDAVTDVAVIQIEANNLPTLALGKSDTLQPGEAVIAIGNPLGLNNTVTSGIISATDRSSSDIGASDKRVDYLQTDAAINPGNSGGPLLNYRGEVIGMNTAIIQGAQGLGFAIPINTAQKIAEEIIAKGRVDHPYLGIQMVTLTPEVKEKIIARFGDKINLSANEGILLIRIVANSPAAVSGLRPGDVIKSINNQPVLKVDEVQKLVENSKIGIPLQVQVDRNGKVSQFLVKPAPLPINKE; this comes from the coding sequence ATGATGAAGATCAATAATTATAACCTAGCAGCTAGAAATATTAATACTAGATTTTTACGCCAAAACTTGGAAAATAAAGGGAAAAAATGGATTGCAGTCTGTGGTGTAGCAGTTTTCATGCTGGGAGGTTGTACCAGTCTCAAGAAAATCACCTCAGAAATAGAACCTAGTCATGCTCAATCACAAAAAACTACTACACCCACCACAGAAATTGCTCCTCCCGCGATTTTTTCCGCTTCTGGAGATCCTAACTTTGTTGTCAAAGTCGTACAAAAAGTAGGAGGTGCAGTTGTTCGCATTGATTCAACGAGAACCGTTACCACTCAAGCACCAGACGAATTTTCTGATCCCTTTTTTCGCGGCTTTTTTGGCAATAGAATCCCTTCTCAACAAAGAGAAAGAGTAGAAAGAGGTAGCGGTTCGGGATTTATCATCAATTCATCTGGGCAAATTTTAACTAATTCCCACGTTGTCGACGGCGCTGATTTAGTTACAGTTACTCTCAAAGATGGCCGGACTTTTAAAGGTAAGGTATTAGGTGAAGATGCCGTAACAGATGTGGCTGTAATTCAAATTGAAGCTAATAACTTACCCACCCTAGCTTTAGGTAAGTCGGATACTTTGCAACCAGGAGAAGCCGTTATCGCTATTGGTAATCCCTTGGGTTTAAATAATACTGTCACCTCTGGAATTATCAGCGCCACAGATCGTTCTAGTAGTGATATCGGTGCAAGTGATAAGCGTGTTGATTATCTGCAAACAGATGCAGCAATTAATCCTGGGAACTCCGGTGGACCATTACTAAATTACCGTGGTGAAGTCATTGGGATGAATACAGCAATTATTCAAGGCGCTCAAGGTTTAGGATTTGCTATTCCTATTAATACTGCCCAAAAAATTGCTGAGGAAATAATTGCTAAAGGTAGAGTTGATCATCCCTATTTAGGCATACAAATGGTCACACTCACACCTGAAGTTAAGGAAAAAATTATTGCCAGATTTGGCGATAAAATAAATTTATCTGCAAATGAAGGAATCCTCTTAATCAGGATTGTTGCTAATTCACCAGCAGCGGTTTCTGGATTGCGTCCAGGAGATGTTATAAAGAGTATTAATAATCAACCAGTTTTGAAAGTTGATGAAGTCCAAAAATTAGTAGAAAATAGTAAAATTGGTATTCCTCTCCAAGTGCAAGTAGATCGTAATGGTAAAGTTTCTCAATTTTTAGTTAAACCTGCACCTTTACCAATTAACAAGGAATAA
- a CDS encoding WecB/TagA/CpsF family glycosyltransferase, protein MFKFPQVFPVLGLPVHIMSNYPNWLLDCLKAGQGTHVVTLNAEMTMQAERNLPLAKIIKNAELVIPDGAGVALYLQYLLGQKVQRFPGIELAENLLQIIGQEQTSASIFFYGGAPGIAEKAADLWQKQLPTLKISGIHSGYHSPAEEQQLLQTLTQLQPQVIFVGLGVPRQELWIAEHRHLCPHSIWVGVGGSFDIWSGRKTRAPRWLANNNLEWLYRLYQEPWRWQRMLALPEFVYKSLIYRWTRKDVNRWEF, encoded by the coding sequence ATGTTTAAATTCCCTCAAGTATTTCCCGTATTAGGTTTACCAGTGCATATAATGAGTAATTATCCAAACTGGTTATTAGATTGCTTAAAAGCAGGTCAAGGGACTCATGTAGTCACCCTCAATGCCGAAATGACTATGCAAGCAGAGCGCAATCTCCCATTAGCAAAAATCATTAAAAATGCTGAATTAGTTATTCCCGACGGCGCAGGAGTAGCTCTCTATTTACAATATTTATTAGGACAAAAAGTGCAACGGTTTCCCGGAATTGAATTAGCAGAAAACCTTTTACAAATAATAGGTCAAGAACAAACATCTGCTTCAATATTTTTCTATGGAGGCGCACCAGGAATAGCCGAAAAAGCAGCAGATTTATGGCAAAAACAACTTCCAACTCTCAAAATATCTGGCATACATTCTGGTTATCATTCCCCAGCAGAAGAACAACAGTTATTGCAAACTCTGACTCAACTACAGCCACAAGTAATATTTGTTGGTTTGGGAGTACCACGTCAAGAATTATGGATTGCTGAACACCGTCATTTGTGTCCTCACTCGATTTGGGTAGGTGTTGGTGGTAGTTTTGATATTTGGTCAGGAAGAAAAACTCGCGCTCCCCGTTGGTTAGCAAACAATAATTTAGAATGGCTATATAGACTATATCAAGAACCTTGGCGGTGGCAACGAATGTTAGCCTTACCAGAGTTCGTTTACAAATCCTTGATTTATCGTTGGACTAGGAAAGATGTTAATCGTTGGGAGTTCTGA